One genomic region from Nymphaea colorata isolate Beijing-Zhang1983 chromosome 12, ASM883128v2, whole genome shotgun sequence encodes:
- the LOC116265958 gene encoding probable E3 ubiquitin-protein ligase LOG2 codes for MGNVSSSGGGNRRRSGARYEQQQHPPSPSNSLQPPAHRPQHPEIQGNRYVFAASTPFPSSYPHPQPQNLNPNSQPQYFHYQGYRPPSVPSPLSSTYDHRHHHHHSQYPQDNAMANWAYSEVQQRTNTSHVPNVSMPYVEHQKAVTIRNDVNLKKETLHMEPDDQNPGHFLVAFTFDATIAGRISILFFAKEGSDCSLTSVKQNLCEPVTVSFKEGLGQKFRQPSGTGIDFSLFQDDELCKGDGDVFPLAVKADASPTDDDNGVAGKHIPAIINSQITQAVFEKQEKDKYQVRVVKQILWVNSTRYELQEIYGIGNSVDNDFDGSDQGKECVICLSEPRDTTVLPCRHMCMCSECAKVLRFQTNRCPICRQPIEWLLEINVNNNMADG; via the exons ATGGGTAATGTAAGCAGCAGTGGAGGCGGTAACAGACGGAGAAGCGGCGCGCGTTACGAGCAGCAACAACACCCTCCTTCTCCCTCAAATTCTCTCCAACCTCCTGCTCACCGTCCTCAGCATCCTGAAATTCAGGGAAACCGATATGTTTTTGCCGCATCAACTCCTTTTCCTAGCTCGTACCCTCATCCCCAACCCCAAAACCTGAATCCGAATTCTCAACCTCAGTACTTCCATTACCAGGGTTACCGCCCTCCCTCCGTGCCCTCTCCTTTATCCTCTACCTACGACCACcgacaccaccaccaccattccCAGTATCCTCAGGACAACGCGATGGCTAATTGGGCATATTCCGAGGTGCAGCAACGGACCAATACTAGCCATGTCCCAAATGTTTCTATGCCCTATGTGGAGCACCAGAAGGCCGTTACCATTCGCAACGACGTCAATTTGAAGAAGGAGACGCTTCATATGGAGCCCGATGACCAGAACCCGGGGCACTTTCTTGTGGCTTTCACTTTTGATGCCACGATTGCCGGGAG AATAAGCattcttttctttgcaaaaGAAGGGAGTGATTGTAGCTTGACATCAGTGAAACAGAATCTATGTGAACCTGTAACTGTTTCTTTCAAGGAAGGTCTTGGTCAGAAATTTAGGCAGCCTTCAGGAACTGGAATTGATTTTTCCCTATTTCAAGATGATGAGTTATGTAAAGGTGATGGAGACGTATTTCCACTTGCAGTGAAGGCAGACGCATCTCCAACCGATGATGACAATGGGGTGGCTGGAAAGCATATCCCAGCTATAATAAATTCACAAATTACTCAGGCCGTCTTtgagaagcaagaaaaggatAAGTATCAAGTTAGGGTGGTCAAGCAAATACTTTGGGTGAACTCCACAAGGTATGAATTGCAGGAGATATATGGTATTGGAAACTCAGTTGATAACGATTTTGATGGAAGCGACCAAGGGAAAGAATGTGTAATTTGCCTATCAGAGCCTCGGGATACGACTGTTCTTCCCTGCCGGCACATG TGCATGTGCAGCGAATGCGCCAAGGTTCTTCGGTTTCAGACAAACCGATGTCCGATATGCCGTCAGCCGATTGAATGGCTTCTGGAAATCAATGTCAATAACAACATGGCAGATGGTTGA
- the LOC116265279 gene encoding uncharacterized protein LOC116265279: MSPPCRGGCYVAAGYDETASFAGSIWWSGTVAREVPLGRTPTGDGSDTGHPSASTKRATAGHARAPGRAQPTGGAGHAPGGRGRDPESAQREVTVCGGELDVAQEQPREASLAAQQRTRKTGQDAPRGLASIARAGAQTGGAEDGETAEQYPAELRPEADETGGSGAGYCPVDPQPPPSDARAPGGLADGPAGDASGSTATGGRAGAAAPGRGRSAAAAPGREGRAEIGKQAARESSAGHACPFDGTRPPCDA; this comes from the exons ATGAGCCCGCCCTGCCGTGGAGGCTGCTACGTAGCCGCAGGGTACGACGAGACGGCGAGCTTCGCCGGGAGTATTTGGTGGAGTGGGACGGTCGCGAGGGAGGTCCCACTTGGGAGGACGCCAACG GGGGATGGATCTGATACGGGCCATCCCTCGGCGTCCACGAAGAGGGCCACAGCCGGCCACGCCAGGGCGCCGGGCCGTGCGCAGCCCACAGGCGGAGCAGGCCACGCGCCAGGAGGACGAGGTAGAGACCCCGAGTCAGCTCAGAGGGAGGTTACAGTTTGTGGCGGAGAGCTTGACGTCGCTCAGGAGCAGCCGCGGGAAGCTAGTCTCGCGGCCCAACAAAGGACGCGGAAGACAGGGCAGGACGCGCCGAGAGGCTTGGCCTCCATCGCCCGGGCAGGGGCGCAGACAGGGGGTGCCGAGGATGGCGAGACCGCCGAGCAGTATCCGGCCGAGCTGCGGCCAGAGGCAGACGAGACAGGTGGCAGCGGCGCTGGCTACTGCCCAGTCGACCCACAGCCACCGCCGAGCGACGCCAGAGCGCCCGGCGGGCTGGCCGACGGGCCCGCGGGCGACGCATCAGGCAGCACGGCCACAGGCGGACGAGCGGGCGCAGCAGCGCCCGGCCGAGGGCGCTCGGCAGCGGCAGCGCCCGGCCGAGAGGGCCGGGCCGAGATAGGCAAACAGGCGGCCAGAGAGAGCTCAGCGGGACACGCGTGTCCCTTTGACGGGACACGCCCACCTTGTGACGCCTGA